DNA sequence from the Streptomyces tsukubensis genome:
GACCGGCATCACCGCCGGGGTGCCGGTGACCGCGGGGGCCTCGATGACATGTCTGCGCTGCTGTTCGTCGGAGCGCCACAGGGCGGTGGCCCGGTCGACGAAACCGGAGAGCGGGGTGCCGGGCGGGGTGGGCTGGGCACCGTCCACGCCGAGGCCGATATCGCCCAGACCGAGGGAGCGGTGCAGCCGTGCGCCGAGGACCTCGCAGATCAGATCGGGCACCTGTCCGCGCGGGCGCTGGCCCTTGAGCCAGCGGGCGACGGCGGTGTGCTCGTAGCGCAGGGAGAGTCCCCTGGCCCGGCCCGCCTGGTTGACCCGGGCGGCGAGGCCCGCGTGGGAGAAGCCCGCCTCGTCGAGGAGGGCGTCGAGCAGGGTGTTCGGCTGCATGCAGGCGCTCCGGAGGCTCGGTGCGCCCAGCGTAGTGGACGGGCGGTTCACACGGGGTGTGAACGGAATGCCCGGACCGGGGGCCCGTGTGCGCTGCCGCCGCCCGCCCGCAGCCGCTTGACTGAGGTGCCTCTCAAGGAGGCGGCCGGACCGCCGGCTCCCCCTCGTACAGTGCGGCGGTCCCCGATCGCGTCGTCTGCCCTGCTGATCTGCCCGACACTCCGCGGCAGGGCGGACGGCGCAGGCCGCGCGGGCAGCCCTCGGAGGGCTTTCCTTCGCAGCGTGCGGCCGACCGGGTCCGTCCGGTGGACGGGCCCGGGGCCGCGCCCGCGCCGGCTTCCGGCATCAGTGCCGGGCCGGGGCGGCCGGTACGACCGCGGGCGGCTCGGCCGCCGGGGTGCCCGCCGGTTCGCCGGTACGGTTCCCCCTCGCTTCCTTCCCCGTACTCGCGGCGCGGTCGTGGCGGTCGTTGCGGAGCAGCAGCAGGGCGACGTCGTCGCCGGGGCGGCCGCCGGTGTGCCGCAGCAGTGCGGCCCTCAGGGTGGCGATCACGGCGGCGGGTGGGGCGGGCGGGGCGGCCGCGATGCGTTCCAGAGCGGTACGGAGGCCGAAGAACCGGCCCCGGGCGTCCCGCGCCTCCAGCGCCCCGTCCGTGTGGAGGAGCAGGTCCTCGCCCGGCCCCAGGGGTTCGGCGAGGTAGGGGTCGAGTACGGCGGGGAGGGGGAACGGCCCGAGCGGGGGCAGGGGTTCGGCGGCGGCGAGCGGCCGGGCGCCGCCGGGGCCGAGCCGGTAGGGCCAGGGGTGGCCGCAGTTCAGCGCCCGTACGCCGCAGTCCTGGTCGATCTCCAGCAGAAGCAGGGTGACGAACTCCTCGGCCGACGGGTTCTCGGGGTCGGTGCCGGAAGCGGCCGGGTGTTCGTCGCGGGCGCGTTCGCGCAGATGGCGCTGGACGGCGCGGTCCAGCCGCCGCAGCAGGCCGCCGAGTTCGGGTTCGTCGTGCGCGGCCTCGCGGAAGCTGCCGAGGACCGCGGCGACGGCCCCTATCGCGGGCAGCCCGTGGCCGCGTACGTCCCCGATGACGGCACGCACCCCGTACGGCGTGGCCACGGCCTCGTACAGATCGCCGCCGACGATCGCGCCCCGGCTCGCGGACAGCTGACCCGCGGCGACGGAGAGCCCTTCGAGACGGGCGGGGGGCGGGCGCAGCAGAACGCTCTGGGTGGCGTGTGCCACGGCGCGCGCCCGGCGCAGTTCGCGGCGGAGCCGGCGGCGGGCGCCGATGACGACTGCGGTGCCGACGGTCAGGAGGACCAGGGCCGCGACGATCCGCTCGGCAAGGCTCTCGGGGTGGTCGTGGGGCATCACCACCCGTCCGACGAGCGCGGCGGCGGCGCAGGCCACGGGCAGACCGAACGGGAGCAGCCTGCGCAGCGGCCGGATCGCACCGGGCCGGGCGCGGGCCGCGGCCGGACCGTGGGCGCGTGGCCGTCCGGCCCGGGGCGGGCCCGGACGGGGACGTGCAGAACTGCTACGGATCATGCCGATGGTCCCCTCATAGGCCCCTGCCCGGCGCTCCGGCCGCCCCGCGCCCCCGTCCGGACAGCGGTGCCGGCTACCCCCCTCAAGGGGCGGACGGGGCTGGACGGGCACGGTCTGCGGCCGGGTCGATTGTGTCGACCGTACGGGGAGGAAGGGAACAACCTGCCCCGTTCTCACTCGAATGAGTGAGTACACCGACAGACCGGACGGGGCAGGCGGGGGGCGGTTCGCCCCGGCGGGCCGCCCGCGTCCGATGCCCTGTCATATCGCTTGCAGGCATGGGAAGTTGATGTCAAGCACGCCGGGGCGGGTGGTGGCGCGGGGCGGAGTTCTCGCGGGGTGCGGGCGGGCCGGGACGGCCGCGGCGGACGTCAACCGTGCCACCGGGGCCTCCCGGCGGGGCAGGAGGTGAGGGCCCGGGGGCCGGGCGGTCGCGGGCCATGGGTTCGGCGCGCGGGGCTTCCCGCCGGGGTCCGGGCGACGAGCCTGCTCCCGGGTCGGGCCGGTATCGGCCACGAAAGGGGTACGGCCGCGGGCTCCGGCTCGGTGCCCCGGAGTGGTGCCCGCCCTCGCGCCCGGTGGGCGCGGGCGGCGGCGTACGGCCACGGCCACTGCACGGCGACCCGGTGCGCTCCCGGTACGACGGCTGCACGGGCCGCCCTGCGTACGGCCACCGCACAGCGCCCCGCGCGGCCCGGAACGGACCACGGCTGTACGACGGGTACCCAGGGCGCCCCGTACGGACACGGCACAGCATCCAGCGCCCCGGGAACGTACCGCGGCGGTACGAGTCGTCCGGCGCACCGCAGCAACCCGGCTCGAAACCGGCCGCCGTGGCAGTGGCCGCCCCAGCGGCTCGCCGCCCCCGGCGCGCAGTTCGCGGCGCGCAGTTCGGCGGAGGTGGAGACGTTCGGCCCTGCCGTATCCTCCGTCCCGGTCTCTCGGCGGGCGATACCACTGCCGTACGGTGCGGTGGCGCGGCTCCGGACAGCCGTCCGTACAGCACCGCACCGACAGCCGCCTGAGCCTCCGTTCAGCGTGCCGAAACGGACCGCGGTGGTTGCGGCGCT
Encoded proteins:
- a CDS encoding PP2C family protein-serine/threonine phosphatase, with the protein product MIRSSSARPRPGPPRAGRPRAHGPAAARARPGAIRPLRRLLPFGLPVACAAAALVGRVVMPHDHPESLAERIVAALVLLTVGTAVVIGARRRLRRELRRARAVAHATQSVLLRPPPARLEGLSVAAGQLSASRGAIVGGDLYEAVATPYGVRAVIGDVRGHGLPAIGAVAAVLGSFREAAHDEPELGGLLRRLDRAVQRHLRERARDEHPAASGTDPENPSAEEFVTLLLLEIDQDCGVRALNCGHPWPYRLGPGGARPLAAAEPLPPLGPFPLPAVLDPYLAEPLGPGEDLLLHTDGALEARDARGRFFGLRTALERIAAAPPAPPAAVIATLRAALLRHTGGRPGDDVALLLLRNDRHDRAASTGKEARGNRTGEPAGTPAAEPPAVVPAAPARH